The following are encoded together in the Planococcus antarcticus DSM 14505 genome:
- the istB gene encoding IS21-like element helper ATPase IstB codes for MNEHHFQLEDYLKRLRLPAIRAQLDVYLREANEQQMTYESFLYHLLQLEVAEREIKRKELARKQARFPVEKTLADFYFERAPHVPKRKVLEIAEGNYIYDKRNVLMIGNSGTGKTHIMIGLAQIAIEKGYKVRYYTAAGLANEIMEAQDEKKLLQLEKKWLAADLVLVDELGYIPYHKRAAELMFQFFSSRYEKGSMIITSNREFNKWNEVFHDDQMTAVLLDRLTHKAHILDMNGESYRLRETLESRSI; via the coding sequence TTGAATGAGCATCATTTCCAGCTGGAAGATTACTTAAAACGGTTGCGCCTCCCGGCCATCCGAGCGCAACTGGATGTCTATCTCCGGGAAGCCAACGAACAACAGATGACCTATGAATCCTTTCTGTACCACCTTCTTCAACTGGAGGTAGCGGAAAGGGAAATCAAACGGAAGGAACTGGCGCGCAAGCAAGCCAGGTTCCCCGTCGAAAAGACCTTAGCCGATTTCTATTTTGAGCGTGCGCCCCATGTACCCAAAAGAAAAGTATTGGAAATTGCCGAAGGCAATTATATTTACGATAAACGCAACGTCCTCATGATCGGGAATTCGGGGACCGGCAAAACCCACATCATGATTGGATTGGCGCAGATCGCGATTGAAAAAGGCTATAAGGTCAGGTATTATACCGCAGCCGGGCTAGCCAACGAAATCATGGAAGCACAAGACGAAAAAAAGCTTCTCCAACTTGAAAAGAAATGGTTAGCAGCCGATTTGGTTTTGGTCGATGAATTGGGGTATATTCCGTACCATAAAAGAGCCGCCGAATTGATGTTTCAATTTTTCTCCAGCCGTTACGAAAAAGGCAGCATGATCATCACCAGCAACCGGGAATTCAACAAATGGAACGAAGTCTTCCACGATGATCAGATGACCGCCGTCTTGTTGGATCGACTCACGCACAAAGCGCATATCCTCGATATGAACGGGGAGAGTTATCGTTTACGAGAGACCTTGGAGTCCAGGTCGATCTAA
- a CDS encoding ATP-binding cassette domain-containing protein, with amino-acid sequence MLEIKNLSKKFKQQVIIDNLSTNFSQTGITVIVGTNGSGKTTLLNMITNLLQPDSGQIVLDELNPGSREYKSKIFYLPSDFYLPGYMTGKEYAHFVLSRYDTSNYNQLPKLLNLLDMTQSQNKTIESYSFGMKKKIQIAVAIAANTDYIIADEILGGLDFDTVILVQEIFDAISNKKKIIIVSHERNTIDRFPEDVRLMRKGTLTSFTGSPDELTKFIKQEGVLHDKLIEIQKHFMHS; translated from the coding sequence ATGTTAGAGATTAAAAACTTATCGAAAAAATTTAAACAACAAGTTATTATCGATAATCTAAGTACAAACTTCTCTCAAACAGGAATCACTGTCATTGTTGGAACTAATGGGAGTGGTAAAACCACTTTGTTGAATATGATTACGAACCTGCTTCAACCAGACTCGGGTCAGATTGTGCTGGATGAATTAAATCCAGGTAGTCGTGAATATAAATCAAAAATTTTTTATCTCCCATCTGATTTTTATTTACCAGGTTACATGACCGGGAAAGAATATGCTCATTTTGTTTTAAGCCGATACGATACAAGCAATTATAATCAATTACCCAAATTATTAAATCTTTTAGATATGACCCAAAGTCAAAACAAAACGATTGAGTCCTATTCTTTTGGAATGAAAAAGAAAATCCAAATTGCAGTTGCAATTGCTGCCAATACTGATTATATAATTGCAGATGAAATCTTAGGTGGACTAGATTTTGATACCGTGATTCTCGTTCAAGAAATTTTCGATGCGATTAGCAACAAGAAAAAAATCATCATCGTCTCGCATGAACGTAACACCATTGATCGTTTTCCCGAGGATGTTCGCCTCATGCGCAAAGGCACACTCACTTCCTTTACAGGATCTCCAGATGAACTAACTAAATTCATTAAGCAGGAGGGCGTCTTACATGACAAACTCATTGAAATTCAAAAACATTTTATGCATTCTTAA